A section of the Mangifera indica cultivar Alphonso chromosome 12, CATAS_Mindica_2.1, whole genome shotgun sequence genome encodes:
- the LOC123192768 gene encoding aldehyde oxidase GLOX1-like, producing the protein MASLCRIICFLQLLLVLGYAEKPYNDPLGLTDFNGKWELVSENSGVSAMHAILLPKLNKVLMYDATVWRISKIPLPPEKMPCRIANEATGELDCWCHSVLFDYQTSNLTALKIEHDTWCSSGGLTVDGNLVSTGGNGKGANTVRYLSTCENCDWREYPVSLADPRWYSTQVTLPDGGFMVFGGRGAFTYEYIPPEGQTNKMATFLPLLQQTNDQLNVQPPFILENNLYPFVHLSPDGNLFIFSNNRSILLDPKTNKVVREFPVLPGGSRNYPASGMSVLLPLRLKLGKSKQINAEVLVCGGAAWDSFYYAETQKKFLPALDDCGRIQITKPNSIWKVEKMPSPRVMGDMMILPNADVIILNGAKTGTSAWNDAEDPNLNPVLYMPKGLRGLRFKELAPSTIPRMYHSSAVMLPDGKVLVAGSNTHDGYDFTAKYPTELRVEKFSPPYLASALAGLRPEILEEQSEKVLSYDKQFTIKIRSNEPVLIKDEVKVTMYAPAFTTHGISMNQRLLILGLLDVVSDGLTPNVHNVIAKAPMSGAVAPPGYYLLSVVYKGVPSAAIWVQIK; encoded by the exons ATGGCCTCGCTTTGCAGAATCATTTGTTTCCTTCAACTATTGCTCGTTTTAGGGTATGCAGAAAAACCTTATAATGACCCTCTTGGGTTAACTGATTTTAATGGAAAATGGGAGCTGGTATCTGAAAACTCCGGCGTCTCAGCCATGCATGCTATCTTGCTTCCGAAACTCAACAAGGTTTTGATGTATGATGCTACTGTTTGGAGAATATCAAAGATTCCATTGCCTCCTGAGAAAATGCCTTGTCGTATTGCAAATGAGGCCACCGGCGAACTAGACTGCTGGTGCCATTCAGTCTTGTTCGATTATCAAACATCAAACTTGACAGCACTCAAG ATTGAGCACGACACATGGTGCTCCTCAGGAGGCCTCACAGTGGACGGAAACTTGGTTAGCACTGGAGGCAATGGAAAAGGAGCCAACACTGTCAGGTATCTCTCCACCTGTGAAAATTGTGATTGGAGAGAATACCCAGTTTCACTTGCGGATCCTAGATG GTATTCAACTCAAGTAACCTTGCCTGATGGTGGGTTCATGGTGTTTGGAGGGCGTGGCGCATTTACTTATGAATATATTCCACCAGAAGGACAAACCAATAAGATGGCCACCTTCCTCCCATTGCTTCAACAAACTAACGATCAATTAAATGTTCAACCGCCGTTTATCCTGGAGAATAATTTATACCCTTTTGTCCACCTTTCCCCCGATGGAAATCTCTTCATTTTCTCCAACAATCGTTCAATATTGCTAGACCCTAAAACGAACAAAGTTGTTCGAGAGTTCCCAGTTCTCCCCGGTGGCTCCCGAAATTACCCAGCATCAGGAATGTCTGTTCTTCTTCCATTAAGACTTAAACTTGGCAAATCGAAGCAAATCAATGCTGAAGTCTTAGTTTGTGGCGGTGCAGCTTGGGATTCATTTTATTATGCAGAGACTCAGAAGAAATTCTTGCCTGCATTAGATGATTGCGGAAGAATACAAATCACAAAGCCCAATTCAATTTGGAAGGTGGAAAAAATGCCATCACCACGTGTGATGGGCGACATGATGATTCTTCCAAACGCAGATGTGATAATTCTTAATGGTGCAAAAACTGGTACTTCAGCTTGGAATGATGCAGAGGACCCCAATTTGAATCCAGTTTTATACATGCCTAAAGGATTAAGAGGCCTAAGATTTAAAGAGCTAGCCCCTTCAACCATTCCAAGAATGTACCATTCATCAGCAGTGATGTTGCCTGATGGAAAAGTTCTTGTAGCCGGCAGCAACACTCACGATGGTTATGATTTTACTGCCAAGTACCCAACGGAGCTTAGGGTTGAGAAATTCTCCCCACCATACTTGGCTTCAGCATTAGCCGGACTAAGGCCAGAAATATTGGAAGAGCAATCAGAGAAGGTCTTAAGCTACGACAAACAATTCACCATCAAGATTAGGTCGAATGAGCCTGTGCTAATCAAAGATGAAGTTAAAGTTACAATGTATGCACCAGCTTTCACAACGCACGGTATCTCTATGAATCAAAGGCTGCTTATTTTGGGCTTGTTGGATGTGGTTAGCGATGGCTTGACGCCAAATGTTCATAATGTTATAGCTAAAGCACCTATGTCTGGTGCAGTTGCTCCTCCGGGGTACTACCTTCTTTCTGTTGTTTATAAGGGAGTTCCAAGCGCCGCCATTTGGGTTCAGATCAAGTAG
- the LOC123192319 gene encoding 65-kDa microtubule-associated protein 5 has translation MPPSHTQSTTTCGSLLQELQIIWDEIGESDSDRDKTLLELEQECLDIYRRKVERTRNYKADLHQKLAEAEAEIANLIVPLGEHTSFSRGNGPLRQQMSAIRPVLEDLRSKKEKRIKEFSETQSQVVWICSEIAGNGQSVHVSDPQIDESNLTLEKLGDLKAYLHELQNEKNLRLHKVRNNINTIHELSLVMSIDFLEIVNEIHPSLTDPTNSQSKCISNDSLARLTGAIHSLKQEKLQRLQKLQGLASALIKLWNLLETPVIEQRKFDDVTSLASSSSDEVVRQGCLALDVIEQAEVEVERLNNLKASKMKELVFKRQNELEEIYRGVHMDVDSDAARQILMSLIDSGNVDLSDLLSSMDDQIAKAKEEALSRKDILDKVEKWKHASEEEKWLDEYEKDENRYSAGRGAHKNLKRAEKARILVSKITSLVENLTAKTKAWEMEKGIPFLYDKAPLLHIVEEYTMQRQLREDEKRRSREQKRLQEQLAAEQEAIYGSKPAIRKPLGQSNSVVGTPMSRRAMTPSSRHGMSGGKDNRESGRVTHAIPLNYVALPKDDSVSRGV, from the exons ATGCCCCCCTCGCACACGCAGTCAACCACCACTTGCGGTTCTCTCCTCCAAGAATTACAG ATTATATGGGATGAAATTGGGGAGAGTGATAGTGATAGGGACAAGACGCTTTTAGAACTTGAGCAAGAATGCCTTGATATATATCGTAGAAAGGTTGAGCGAACCAGAAACTACAAGGCTGATTTGCATCAAAAACTGGCCGAGGCTGAAGCTGAAATTGCAAACCTTATTGTTCCCTTGGGTGAACACACTTCCTTTTCACGG GGAAATGGCCCTCTTAGGCAGCAAATGTCTGCCATAAGACCTGTATTGGAAGACTTGAGGTCAAAGAAGGAAAAgagaattaaagaattttcagaGACCCAGTCTCAGGTTGTCTGGATTTGTTCTGAAATAGCAGGAAATGGGCAGTCTGTTCATGTTTCTGATCCACAAATTGATGAATCCAACTTGACTTTGGAGAAATTAGGGGACCTTAAGGCATATTTGCATGAACTACAAAACGAGAAG AATCTTCGGTTGCATAAAGTTAGGAACAATATCAATACCATTCATGAGCTGTCACTTGTGATGTCAATTGATTTCCTTGAGATTGTAAATGAAATTCATCCGAGCTTGACTGATCCAACAAATAGTCAGTCAAAGTGCATCAGCAATGACAGTCTTGCTAGATTGACTGGTGCAATCCATTCCCTAAAGCAAGAAAAACTACAAAGGCTTCAGAAG CTTCAAGGTCTGGCTAGTGCATTGATAAAGCTGTGGAACCTCTTGGAGACACCTGTCATTGAGCAAAGAAAATTTGACGATGTTACTAGTTTGGCTTCTTCCTCGAGTGATGAAGTTGTGCGACAAGGATGCCTTGCTCTAGATGTTATTGAGCAG GCAGAAGTTGAGGTAGAAAGATTAAATAATCTGAAAGCCAGCAAGATGAAAGAGTTGGTATTCAAGAGGCAAAATGAGCTTGAAGAAATCTACAGAGGGGTTCATATGGATGTAGATAGTGATGCAGCACGACAGATTCTCATGAGCTTGATAGATTCAG GTAATGTTGATTTGTCCGATCTTCTTTCAAGCATGGATGATCAGATAGCAAAAGCCAAAGAAGAAGCTTTAAGCAGGAAGGATATCTTGGACAAGGTAGAGAAGTGGAAGCATGCATCTGAGGAAGAAAAGTGGCTTGATGAATATGAAAAG GATGAAAATCGATATAGTGCTGGCAGAGGAGCACACAAGAATCTGAAACGGGCAGAGAAAGCTCGAATTCTTGTCAGCAAAATAACAT CTTTAGTCGAAAATTTGACTGCAAAAACAAAAGCTTGGGAAATGGAGAAAGGGATTCCCTTTTTGTATGACAAG GCACCCCTCTTACATATAGTGGAAGAATATACAATGCAACGCCAACTAAGAGAGGACGAAAAGCGTAGATCTCGA GAACAGAAACGGCTGCAAGAGCAACTAGCTGCAGAACAAGAGGCTATATATGGTTCAAAGCCCGCAATAAGAAAGCCTTTGGGTCAGTCCAACAGCGTGGTTGGAACCCCAATGAGCCGTCGTGCAATGACACCATCGAGCCGCCATGGAATGTCAGGAGGGAAGGATAATAGAGAGAGTGGCAGGGTCACACATGCAATTCCTTTGAACTACGTAGCCCTTCCAAAAGATGACTCAGTCTCTCGAGGTGTTTAG
- the LOC123192413 gene encoding WAT1-related protein At5g07050-like has translation MEKLRCCSSFLENSKPYFAMISLQFGYAGMNIITKVSLNRGMSHYVLVVYRHAFATAVIAPFAIFLERKAQPKITFPVFMQIFALALLGPVIDQNFYYAGLKFTSPTFSCAMSNMLPAMTFVMAVIFRMEKLDMKKIRTQAKIVGTLVTVAGAMLMTLYKGPIVELFWTKNIHPHKSYANNSSTGSSDREWFIGSILLIIATLAWASLFVLQTKALETYKNHQLSLTTLVCFVGTLQAIAVTFVMEHKTSVWQIGWDMNLLAAAYAGIVTSSISYYVQGLVIKKRGPVFATAFSPLMMIIVAIMGSFILSENIYLGSVIGAVLIVIGLYSVLWGKHKERKEELVDVEILDPVKGGQLTGNGNGNGHSASVIEDIEASEVGLQKEEANDNQKLTSAVAISMPAAKTQQEK, from the exons ATGGAAAAGTTAAGATGTTGCAGCAGTTTTCTGGAGAACTCCAAACCCTACTTCGCCATGATCTCTTTGCAATTCGGCTACGCCGGCATGAACATCATCACTAAAGTTTCATTAAACCGCGGCATGTCTCACTACGTTCTTGTAGTTTACCGGCATGCCTTTGCCACTGCAGTCATTGCTCCTTTCGCCATATTTCTCGAGAG AAAGGCGCAGCCGAAGATAACATTTCCAGTTTTTATGCAGATTTTTGCCCTTGCCCTTCTTGG GCCGGTGATCGACCAGAATTTCTACTATGCGGGTTTGAAGTTTACTTCTCCGACTTTTTCATGTGCCATGAGCAACATGCTTCCTGCTATGACTTTTGTGATGGCAGTCATATTCCG AATGGAGAAGCTGGATATGAAGAAAATAAGAACTCAGGCGAAGATTGTGGGGACTTTGGTGACGGTAGCCGGAGCAATGTTGATGACCTTATACAAAGGGCCAATTGTTGAACTATTTTGGACCAAAAATATTCACCCCCATAAATCTTACGCAAACAATTCTTCGACGGGAAGCTCCGACAGAGAGTGGTTCATCGGCTCAATTCTTCTGATCATCGCCACGCTCGCCTGGGCCTCTCTGTTCGTTCTACAGACGAAAGCATTGGAGACGTACAAGAACCATCAGCTTTCACTCACAACACTGGTGTGCTTCGTGGGCACTCTACAAGCGATCGCAGTGACGTTTGTGATGGAGCACAAGACGTCAGTGTGGCAGATCGGCTGGGACATGAACCTCCTCGCCGCAGCCTACGCT GGCATTGTGACATCAAGCATTTCATATTATGTTCAAGGGCTTGTGATAAAGAAAAGAGGGCCGGTTTTCGCCACTGCATTCAGCCCGTTGATGATGATCATCGTCGCCATCATGGGCTCTTTCATCCTCTCGGAGAACATTTACCTCGGAAG TGTGATTGGTGCAGTGCTGATAGTAATAGGGCTCTACTCAGTGCTGTGGGGAAAGcataaagaaaggaaagaagaacTAGTGGATGTGGAGATTCTGGATCCTGTAAAGGGTGGACAACTTACTGGGAATGGGAATGGGAATGGGCATTCCGCTTCAGTAATTGAAGATATTGAAGCTAGTGAAGTGGGTTTACAAAAGGAAGAAGCTAATGATAATCAAAAGCTCACTTCAGCAGTTGCCATTAGCATGCCAGCCGCCAAAACCCAGCaagagaaataa
- the LOC123192320 gene encoding vacuolar protein sorting-associated protein 25 has translation MQKLGDFKLPAFFNYPPYFTLQPVRDTREKQVQLWKELILDYCRTQKIFVIGLEEEFPLFSNPVIERSLSNEAREAFLSALVSEGRAEWLDKGHRKCLILWHRIQDWADIILRFAKDNGLEDTVTTVEEIRTGIESRGTELQGMDRTVLMRALKLLEHKGKLTIFKGTSADDEGVKFSV, from the exons ATGCAGAAATTGGGTGATTTCAAGCTTCCAGCGTTCTTCAATTACCCACCATACTTTAC cTTGCAACCAGTGAGAGACACTCGAGAGAAGCAGGTACAGCTTTGGAAGGAACTTATTCTTGATTACTGTAGAACtcaaaaaatatttgtgatTGGACTGGAGGAAGAGTTTCCTCTATTCTCGAATCCTGTTATTGAAA GATCTCTTAGTAATGAGGCTAGAGAAGCATTTCTGTCAGCTTTAGTTTCAGAAG GGCGAGCAGAATGGTTGGATAAAGGACATAGGAAATGCCTTATCCTCTGGCACCGGATTCAGGACTGGGCTGATATTATTTTACGCTTT GCAAAAGACAATGGATTAGAGGATACTGTAACGACAGTGGAAGAAATCCGAACTGGAATTGAATCTCGAGGGACAG AGCTTCAGGGGATGGATCGCACAGTTCTCATGCGAGCTCTAAAACTACTGGAACATAAGGGGAAGCTTACAATCTTCAAGGGCACTTCAGCTGATGATGAAGGCGTGAAGTTCTCTGTGTAA